Proteins from a single region of Gordonia hongkongensis:
- a CDS encoding TIGR00341 family protein, producing MLSLIPGSQRRSLDEIVERLDFSVGDRTAKRSAFWLMLTLSGVIAVSGVVADSTATVIGAMIVAPLSTPILGIGLGIATGRRRLVLASVGYVLAGVILVTILGVVFAQLLPNPTNVLSNSQVLGRTSPTLVDLLAALATGLVGAIAITRRDVGDVLPGVAIAISLVPPLGVVGVCLGSGAPSLALGAFVLFASNVVAMIITSLVVLTIAGYGREAADLAGAEHPRAPRRRAYAALAVALVVVTVPMVANSLSSLWSRQIATAAESWLGSGGNDSSEVTGVSWTGSTVTVSVLAPQDLPPIDELQTTVDELVPWDPEVVVVHTVGERSGVN from the coding sequence GTGCTCTCCCTAATCCCCGGTTCACAGCGTCGCAGCCTGGACGAGATCGTCGAGCGCCTCGACTTCTCCGTCGGCGACCGCACCGCCAAACGCAGCGCCTTCTGGTTGATGCTCACGCTGTCCGGCGTCATCGCGGTTTCGGGAGTCGTCGCCGACAGCACGGCGACCGTCATCGGGGCGATGATCGTCGCGCCGCTGTCGACACCGATCCTCGGCATCGGACTCGGAATCGCCACCGGCCGTCGTCGACTCGTGCTCGCGAGTGTCGGTTACGTGCTCGCCGGGGTCATCCTGGTGACAATCCTGGGCGTCGTGTTCGCCCAGTTGCTACCCAACCCGACCAACGTGCTCTCCAACTCACAGGTGCTGGGCCGGACGTCACCGACGCTCGTCGACCTCCTGGCCGCCCTCGCCACCGGCCTCGTCGGCGCGATCGCCATCACCCGTCGCGACGTCGGTGATGTGCTGCCCGGCGTGGCCATCGCCATCTCCCTGGTGCCGCCACTCGGGGTCGTCGGCGTCTGCCTGGGGTCGGGAGCCCCGTCGCTCGCACTGGGCGCCTTCGTGCTGTTCGCGTCGAACGTGGTCGCGATGATCATCACGAGCCTCGTCGTGTTGACGATCGCAGGCTATGGCCGAGAGGCCGCCGATCTCGCCGGTGCGGAACATCCGAGGGCCCCTCGACGCCGGGCCTACGCGGCACTGGCCGTAGCTCTCGTCGTCGTCACCGTCCCGATGGTCGCGAACTCGCTCTCGTCACTGTGGTCCCGGCAGATCGCGACCGCGGCGGAGTCGTGGCTCGGATCGGGCGGGAACGACTCGTCCGAGGTCACCGGTGTCAGCTGGACCGGCAGTACGGTCACCGTCAGTGTGCTCGCCCCACAGGACCTGCCGCCGATCGACGAGCTCCAGACGACGGTCGACGAGTTGGTCCCCTGGGACCCCGAGGTCGTCGTCGTCCACACCGTCGGCGAGCGGTCGGGTGTCAACTGA
- a CDS encoding alkyl/aryl-sulfatase — protein MALSRDASPAVAQANSSAHDHLPFQDTRDLDAATRGLVAELDPPAIAGQDGKPVWDCDEFSFLADEAPATAHPSLWRQSGLVARQGLFEVTDRIYQIRGLDLSNMTVVEGDTGVIVIDPLISQETAAAGLRLYREHRGDRPVTAVIYTHSHIDHFGGVKGVTTQEAVDAGECQIIAPAGMVEHAVAENVYAGTAMGRRAAYMYGAALPRGPRGAIGAGLGQSTSTGTATLIAPTLDITTTGQVETIDGVTIEFQLTPGTEAPAEMNFYFPQMRALCMAENATHTLHNLLTLRGALVRDPHVWSRYLTEAINDFAARSDVLFASHHWPTWGTAELTEFLSLQRDLYGYLHDQTLRQLNKGRTGLEIAEDIALPPALANAWHTHGYYGSVSHNVKAIYQRYMGWFDGNPAHLWEHPPVESAKRHVEFMGGADEVVRKARRSFEAGDFRWAAQVLNYVVFADPAHEEARSLQADTLEQLGYGSENGTWRNFYLMGAYELRHGPVGTPTTTAATDIVAAMSVDQLFDAVALRVDGPAAWDAHIVLDWHITDADRRHRSELRNGLLVHFDVDQASADDPVAATFTLTKQTLLTLLLGLVDLGTAVEAGDVGVDGDPSAFGELAGYLDDPDPDFAIVTP, from the coding sequence ATGGCTCTCTCTCGAGACGCATCCCCTGCTGTGGCACAGGCGAATTCGTCCGCCCACGATCACCTCCCGTTCCAGGACACCCGCGACCTGGACGCCGCCACGCGCGGACTCGTCGCCGAACTCGATCCCCCCGCCATCGCCGGCCAGGACGGGAAGCCGGTGTGGGATTGCGATGAATTCTCCTTCCTCGCCGACGAGGCGCCTGCCACCGCCCATCCCAGCTTGTGGCGGCAGTCGGGTCTCGTTGCCCGACAAGGCCTCTTCGAGGTGACAGATCGGATCTACCAGATCCGCGGCCTGGACCTGTCGAACATGACCGTCGTCGAGGGCGACACCGGCGTCATCGTCATCGACCCACTGATCTCACAGGAAACCGCGGCCGCCGGCCTCCGCCTCTATCGGGAGCATCGTGGCGATCGTCCGGTCACCGCCGTCATCTACACGCACTCGCACATCGATCATTTCGGCGGCGTCAAAGGAGTCACCACCCAGGAGGCCGTCGACGCCGGCGAGTGCCAGATCATCGCGCCCGCAGGCATGGTCGAGCACGCGGTCGCCGAGAACGTCTACGCGGGAACGGCGATGGGCAGGCGCGCGGCGTACATGTACGGGGCCGCGCTGCCGAGGGGCCCGCGCGGTGCGATCGGCGCGGGCCTCGGCCAGTCCACGTCCACCGGCACGGCGACCCTGATCGCCCCGACCCTCGACATCACCACCACCGGACAGGTCGAGACCATCGACGGGGTCACCATCGAATTCCAGCTGACGCCCGGCACCGAGGCACCGGCCGAGATGAACTTCTACTTTCCGCAGATGCGCGCGCTCTGTATGGCCGAGAACGCCACCCACACCCTGCACAATCTGCTCACGTTGCGGGGTGCCCTGGTCCGTGATCCGCACGTGTGGTCGCGCTACCTGACAGAGGCGATCAACGATTTCGCGGCGCGCTCCGACGTGCTCTTCGCGTCGCATCACTGGCCGACATGGGGCACCGCGGAGCTCACGGAGTTCCTGTCCCTCCAGCGCGACCTCTACGGATACCTCCACGATCAGACCCTTCGGCAGCTCAACAAGGGCCGGACCGGTCTCGAGATCGCTGAGGACATCGCGTTACCTCCCGCGCTCGCGAACGCCTGGCACACGCACGGCTACTACGGCTCGGTGAGCCACAACGTCAAGGCCATCTACCAGCGTTACATGGGATGGTTCGACGGGAATCCGGCGCACCTCTGGGAGCATCCGCCGGTGGAATCGGCGAAACGGCATGTCGAGTTCATGGGCGGCGCGGACGAGGTGGTACGGAAGGCCCGCCGGTCGTTCGAGGCGGGCGACTTCCGATGGGCTGCCCAGGTCCTGAACTACGTCGTCTTCGCCGACCCGGCGCACGAGGAGGCGCGGAGTCTCCAGGCGGACACGCTCGAACAGCTCGGCTATGGCTCGGAGAACGGCACGTGGCGCAACTTCTACCTCATGGGGGCGTACGAGTTGCGCCACGGACCCGTCGGGACGCCGACCACGACGGCGGCCACGGACATCGTCGCCGCCATGTCGGTCGATCAGCTCTTCGACGCCGTCGCCCTGCGAGTCGACGGGCCGGCGGCCTGGGACGCCCACATCGTCCTCGACTGGCACATCACCGACGCCGACCGACGCCACCGGTCGGAGCTGCGCAACGGCCTCCTGGTTCATTTCGACGTGGATCAGGCAAGCGCTGACGACCCCGTCGCGGCCACGTTCACCCTGACGAAGCAGACCCTGCTGACGCTGCTCCTCGGGCTCGTGGATCTCGGTACGGCCGTCGAAGCGGGCGACGTCGGCGTCGACGGTGATCCGAGTGCGTTCGGCGAACTCGCCGGCTACCTGGACGACCCGGATCCCGATTTCGCGATCGTGACACCCTAG
- a CDS encoding IS1182 family transposase gives MQGEPDRQGEFLDVNSVVGHLLAEGSVFAFLAAHREQLFPAEMFADLFPSGRGRPSIPPATMASVIVLQTLQGLSDREAADAVTFDLRWKAACGFVLGNKGFHPSTLTYWRRRLAASDRPHRIFEVVREVITTTGVLAGKSRRALDSTIFDDAVARQDAITQVIAAIRRVAREVDGGAVVVEQHATRLAALTGGGYDRPGKPRIAWDDECAQQDLISALVEDGLAVLDGLDLEAIDKEPSNQAQAQAVALLALVTGQDVEPAPGSDGTDGRWRIAPRTAPDRVISTVDTDTRHAHKTRARQQDGFKGHIVNEPETGLVTAIEMTKAAGPDTSDGAVGARLLLSDPTVADDADDREVLGDSAYASGDMLATLARTRWNAVIKPKPHMPAVAGGFVVDDFTFDADSNTLTCPNNLTRPVSAKGHVTYGAACQDCPLRARCTTAVRGRKISFGEHHQLQREHRQHFSDNTIADTYRQHRPMVERTIAWLTRGNRRVPYRGIERNNNWLHHRAAAINLRRLITLGLTTTNGTWTLATA, from the coding sequence ATGCAGGGTGAGCCGGATCGTCAGGGTGAGTTTCTGGATGTGAACTCGGTCGTCGGGCATTTGCTGGCCGAGGGCAGTGTGTTCGCGTTTTTGGCTGCTCATCGCGAGCAGTTGTTTCCTGCGGAGATGTTCGCGGACCTGTTTCCCAGCGGCCGGGGCCGTCCGTCGATCCCGCCGGCCACGATGGCGTCGGTGATCGTGCTGCAAACGCTGCAGGGTTTGTCCGATCGCGAAGCCGCTGATGCGGTCACTTTCGATCTGCGGTGGAAAGCGGCGTGTGGATTCGTGTTGGGTAACAAAGGTTTTCATCCGTCGACTCTGACGTACTGGCGTCGGCGACTGGCAGCCAGCGATCGGCCGCACCGCATTTTCGAGGTGGTACGCGAGGTCATCACCACCACCGGGGTGCTCGCGGGTAAGAGTCGTCGAGCGCTGGATTCGACGATCTTCGATGACGCGGTGGCCCGCCAGGACGCCATCACCCAGGTGATCGCGGCGATCCGGCGGGTCGCCCGAGAGGTCGACGGTGGTGCGGTGGTGGTCGAGCAGCACGCGACTCGTCTGGCCGCGTTGACCGGCGGCGGCTATGACCGGCCCGGCAAGCCGCGGATCGCCTGGGATGATGAGTGTGCTCAACAGGACCTGATCAGCGCCCTTGTCGAAGATGGGTTGGCCGTGCTCGACGGTCTGGACCTCGAGGCCATCGACAAGGAACCGAGTAACCAGGCCCAGGCGCAGGCGGTGGCATTGCTGGCATTGGTGACCGGCCAGGATGTGGAACCGGCACCAGGTTCTGATGGCACCGACGGACGCTGGCGCATCGCGCCCCGGACCGCCCCGGACCGGGTGATCTCCACCGTCGATACCGACACCCGGCACGCCCACAAAACCCGGGCACGCCAGCAGGACGGGTTCAAGGGCCACATCGTCAATGAACCGGAGACCGGGTTGGTCACCGCGATCGAGATGACCAAAGCCGCTGGTCCGGACACTTCCGACGGAGCAGTCGGGGCACGGTTGTTGCTGAGCGATCCGACCGTCGCCGACGACGCCGACGATCGTGAGGTGCTGGGTGATTCAGCGTATGCCTCCGGTGACATGCTGGCCACGCTGGCGCGGACACGATGGAACGCGGTGATCAAACCCAAGCCACACATGCCGGCGGTTGCTGGTGGTTTCGTCGTCGACGATTTCACCTTCGACGCCGACTCGAACACATTGACCTGCCCCAACAACCTGACCCGACCGGTCAGCGCGAAAGGCCACGTCACCTACGGTGCGGCCTGCCAAGACTGCCCACTTCGGGCACGGTGCACCACCGCGGTTCGTGGACGCAAAATCAGTTTCGGCGAACACCACCAACTCCAGCGCGAACACCGACAACACTTCTCTGACAACACTATTGCCGACACCTACCGCCAGCATCGACCCATGGTCGAACGGACGATTGCCTGGCTCACCCGCGGTAACCGGCGGGTGCCCTACCGTGGAATCGAACGCAACAACAACTGGCTGCACCACCGCGCCGCCGCGATCAACCTACGCCGCCTGATCACCCTCGGACTGACTACCACCAACGGCACCTGGACACTGGCCACCGCCTGA
- a CDS encoding acyl-CoA dehydrogenase, translating to MSIALTDDHVELASVVREFAVDRKVRAQARDRLDAPEEARPTFWAEIAELGWLGLHVAEEYGGSGFGIAELVVVTEELGRAVAPGPFLPTVVASAILTHADDETRARWLRSLVDGTVTAGVAVVPGLTEAGGAVSGQVDAVLGAPLADLLVLIGDDDVLVVESSDSGVEVGAHADLDPTRLSARVSLSSAAAVRLPRLAATALALTRTLVAAEAVGGARDALDAAVAYAKVREQFGRTIGTFQAVKHHCANMLVGAEAATAVVWDAARAADENADALGLVAASAAALALPTYTTNAELNIQVHGGIGFTWEHDAHLHLRRATVLQALFGGQQPARDVYEFSAGGVTRANSLDLPPEAEELRARVRADIAEIADVGESALREKLIDTGYVMPHWPRPWGRAANSVEQLVIEEEMAAAGVKRPDYSITGWVILTLIQEGTQDQIDRFVRPALLGDEVWCQLFSEPGAGSDAAAVSTRATRVDGGWRINGQKVWTSGAHLCRRGLATVRTDPEAPKHKGITAVLIDMSAPGVEVRPLRQITGGSEFNEVFFTDVFVPDEDVVGTPNDGWAVARATLGNERVSIGGGAPGSDGAVQQMVALVQGYGDRVEGAATKVGEFLAVEDALRLLNLRRAARSVVGAAPGPEGNVTKLLLAEHLSDRAHLAAELLGPDVAFSSGPGKLAGLLILGARGMSIAGGTSEITRNQIAERILGLPRDPLIR from the coding sequence ATGAGTATTGCCCTGACCGATGACCACGTCGAACTCGCCTCGGTGGTGCGCGAATTCGCCGTCGACCGAAAGGTGCGGGCGCAGGCGCGAGACCGACTCGACGCGCCCGAGGAGGCCAGACCCACGTTCTGGGCGGAGATCGCCGAACTCGGCTGGCTGGGTCTGCACGTCGCCGAGGAGTACGGCGGTTCCGGTTTCGGGATCGCCGAGTTGGTCGTCGTGACAGAGGAATTGGGCCGCGCGGTGGCGCCGGGTCCGTTCCTGCCCACCGTGGTCGCCTCGGCGATCCTGACTCATGCCGACGACGAGACGCGAGCCCGCTGGCTGCGGTCGCTCGTCGACGGCACGGTCACCGCGGGTGTCGCGGTGGTGCCGGGACTGACCGAGGCCGGTGGGGCGGTCTCCGGTCAGGTCGACGCGGTACTCGGCGCACCGCTCGCGGATCTGCTGGTACTCATCGGCGACGACGATGTGCTGGTGGTGGAGTCGTCGGACTCCGGTGTCGAGGTGGGCGCGCACGCCGATCTGGACCCGACCCGATTGTCGGCGAGGGTGTCGCTGTCGAGTGCTGCCGCCGTCCGTCTGCCGAGACTGGCGGCCACCGCGCTGGCGCTCACCCGGACGCTGGTCGCGGCCGAAGCCGTCGGCGGGGCGCGGGACGCGCTGGACGCCGCGGTGGCCTACGCGAAGGTCCGCGAACAGTTCGGCCGCACCATCGGTACGTTCCAGGCCGTCAAGCACCACTGCGCGAACATGCTCGTCGGCGCGGAGGCCGCCACCGCGGTGGTGTGGGACGCGGCGCGGGCGGCCGACGAGAACGCCGACGCGCTCGGGCTGGTCGCGGCATCGGCGGCCGCGCTGGCACTGCCCACGTACACGACGAACGCCGAGCTGAACATTCAGGTGCACGGTGGCATCGGCTTCACCTGGGAACACGACGCGCACCTGCATCTGCGCCGCGCCACCGTGCTGCAGGCGCTGTTCGGCGGACAACAGCCGGCTCGTGACGTGTATGAGTTCTCCGCAGGCGGCGTCACCCGTGCCAACAGCCTCGACCTCCCACCCGAGGCCGAAGAACTGCGTGCGCGCGTACGAGCCGACATCGCCGAGATCGCCGATGTCGGCGAGTCCGCGCTGCGCGAGAAGCTCATCGACACCGGTTACGTCATGCCGCATTGGCCCAGGCCATGGGGACGCGCCGCGAATTCCGTCGAGCAACTCGTCATCGAGGAGGAGATGGCGGCCGCGGGTGTGAAGCGGCCCGATTACAGCATCACCGGGTGGGTCATCCTGACCCTCATCCAGGAGGGCACGCAGGACCAGATCGACCGGTTCGTCCGGCCGGCGCTGCTCGGGGACGAGGTGTGGTGTCAGTTGTTCTCCGAGCCCGGCGCCGGGTCGGACGCGGCGGCGGTCAGCACGAGGGCCACGCGCGTCGACGGCGGATGGCGCATCAACGGCCAGAAGGTCTGGACCAGCGGCGCCCACCTGTGCCGGCGAGGGCTGGCAACGGTGCGGACCGACCCGGAAGCCCCCAAGCACAAGGGCATCACCGCGGTGTTGATCGACATGTCGGCGCCCGGTGTCGAGGTACGTCCGCTGCGGCAGATCACCGGCGGGTCCGAGTTCAACGAGGTGTTCTTCACCGACGTCTTCGTCCCTGACGAAGACGTGGTGGGCACACCGAACGACGGCTGGGCCGTGGCCCGCGCGACCCTCGGCAACGAGCGGGTCAGCATCGGCGGCGGTGCGCCGGGTAGCGACGGTGCGGTCCAACAGATGGTGGCACTCGTCCAGGGCTACGGGGACCGGGTCGAGGGGGCGGCGACGAAGGTCGGTGAGTTCCTCGCCGTCGAGGATGCGCTGCGACTGCTGAATCTGCGTCGTGCCGCCCGATCGGTCGTCGGCGCCGCTCCCGGACCCGAGGGAAATGTGACGAAACTGCTTCTCGCCGAGCATCTCAGCGACCGCGCGCACCTGGCCGCGGAATTGCTCGGACCCGACGTCGCGTTCTCGTCCGGTCCCGGCAAGCTGGCCGGCCTGCTGATCCTCGGTGCCCGCGGGATGTCGATCGCCGGCGGGACGTCGGAGATCACCCGCAACCAGATCGCCGAACGCATCCTCGGCTTGCCGCGCGACCCGCTCATCCGCTGA
- a CDS encoding TauD/TfdA dioxygenase family protein: MTLAQIEDRTEREQAAQQIYRDAGITVDKLGEHIGARIGQVRLGGDLAPEQVEAIRLALAINKTIVFEGQDQLDDDSQYAFAELLGDPTAPHPTVTSRGEQLLTIEGAANSWHSDVTFVDRIPKASILRAVTLPSYGGATTWASTVAAYEQLPKPLRALTEELWATHTNLYDYVGQKEPSGGVDVSRKAEHYKEFTSSEYQTLHPVVRVHPETGERSLLLGHFAKEFRGLKSSEFADLYQLLQARITKLENTFRWNWKLGDVAIWDNRATQHYGIADFGNQQRELHRITLAGDVPVDVHGQASQVLQGDATHYSVVEEPARLSVFAA; this comes from the coding sequence ATGACCCTGGCGCAGATCGAGGACCGGACCGAGCGCGAGCAGGCAGCTCAGCAGATCTACCGCGACGCGGGGATCACCGTCGACAAGCTCGGCGAGCACATCGGGGCACGCATCGGCCAGGTGCGGCTCGGCGGCGACCTCGCCCCGGAGCAGGTGGAGGCGATCCGCCTGGCGCTGGCGATCAACAAGACGATCGTCTTCGAGGGCCAGGACCAGCTCGACGACGACAGCCAGTACGCGTTCGCCGAACTCCTGGGCGATCCCACCGCACCTCATCCGACGGTGACCTCACGCGGCGAACAGCTGCTGACCATCGAAGGCGCCGCGAACAGCTGGCACTCCGATGTGACGTTCGTCGATCGCATCCCGAAGGCGTCCATCCTCCGGGCGGTGACGCTGCCGAGCTACGGCGGCGCGACGACCTGGGCGTCGACGGTGGCCGCCTACGAGCAGCTGCCGAAACCGCTGCGCGCGTTGACCGAAGAGCTGTGGGCCACCCACACCAATCTGTACGACTACGTCGGCCAGAAGGAGCCCTCGGGTGGTGTCGACGTCAGCCGCAAGGCCGAGCACTACAAGGAGTTCACCAGCTCCGAGTACCAGACGCTGCACCCCGTCGTGCGCGTCCATCCCGAGACCGGCGAACGCAGCCTGCTGCTCGGACACTTCGCCAAGGAGTTCCGCGGCCTCAAGAGTTCCGAGTTCGCCGACCTCTACCAGCTCCTCCAGGCACGTATCACCAAGCTGGAGAACACCTTCCGGTGGAACTGGAAACTGGGCGACGTGGCGATCTGGGACAATCGCGCCACGCAGCACTACGGCATCGCCGACTTCGGCAACCAGCAGCGTGAACTGCACCGCATCACCCTCGCCGGCGATGTGCCCGTCGACGTCCACGGTCAGGCGAGCCAGGTTCTCCAGGGCGACGCGACGCACTACTCGGTCGTCGAAGAACCCGCCCGACTGTCGGTGTTCGCGGCCTGA
- a CDS encoding sulfurtransferase, whose product MAEVLITPLELAEMLLATPPILLDVRWQLGDFDGRHAYREGHIPGAVYVDLDSELAAPPSGPVGGRHPLPDVADLQEAARRWGIDDAVPVVVYDDSGNLAAARAWWLLRWAGVADVRLLDGGLAAWRAEGLRTTTGDGGRPRAGNVTLSPGHLPVATMDSVAAGPAHLLDARAAERYRGDVEPVDPRAGHIPGAISVPTADNVDTSGRFRPAEELRRRFADVGIDGGAGSDVVVYCGSGINAAHQIAALAITGIDAALFPGSFSQWSSNPERPVAEGDRP is encoded by the coding sequence ATGGCCGAGGTCCTCATCACCCCGCTCGAGCTGGCCGAGATGCTGCTGGCGACTCCGCCGATCCTGCTGGACGTGCGCTGGCAGCTGGGCGACTTCGATGGTCGGCACGCCTATCGCGAGGGTCACATCCCCGGTGCGGTCTACGTCGACCTCGACTCCGAACTGGCGGCCCCGCCCTCCGGGCCGGTCGGCGGCAGGCATCCGCTGCCCGACGTCGCCGACCTCCAGGAGGCGGCCCGGCGATGGGGGATCGACGACGCCGTCCCGGTGGTGGTCTACGACGACTCCGGCAACCTCGCGGCCGCGCGCGCCTGGTGGCTGCTGCGGTGGGCGGGTGTCGCCGACGTGCGACTTCTCGACGGCGGCCTCGCGGCGTGGCGTGCCGAAGGCCTGCGCACGACGACGGGCGACGGCGGTCGGCCGCGAGCGGGCAACGTGACCCTGAGCCCCGGACACCTGCCGGTCGCGACCATGGACAGCGTCGCGGCCGGGCCGGCACACCTGCTCGACGCCCGGGCCGCCGAACGCTATCGCGGCGACGTCGAACCGGTCGATCCGCGCGCCGGCCACATCCCCGGGGCGATCAGTGTCCCGACGGCGGACAACGTCGACACCTCCGGCCGCTTCCGTCCGGCGGAGGAGCTACGACGCCGGTTCGCAGATGTCGGTATCGACGGCGGGGCCGGCTCCGATGTCGTCGTCTACTGCGGTTCCGGGATCAATGCCGCGCACCAGATCGCGGCGCTTGCCATCACGGGGATCGACGCCGCGCTGTTCCCGGGTTCGTTCTCGCAGTGGTCGTCGAACCCGGAACGGCCGGTCGCCGAGGGCGACCGGCCCTGA
- a CDS encoding metallophosphoesterase — translation MALFPAVVFGLITFWLHRRIVRATAMPRPWSIIADVALVVLWALALIGFATGRVLDPSWARPIGTIGLIWLAAVFYLFLGLAVVGLVSFAAHIVRWIRRRRSGVQDNPSFAARRLSKLRVATAAVVVVALGVTGYGVWEASRPQVVDIDATFASLPPQFDGTRIAVISDLHVGPARDASFTQRVVDDVNEQEPDLVVLVGDLTDGTIPNVRDTLDPLADLDAPLGVFGVSGNHEYYADDGGRWLDVWEEFGVRTLRNARAPIEVDGATITLAGVHDATAPEPYEPDLPAALAGTSPEDFTLLLAHQPKQAVEASDLGVDLQLSGHTHGGQLWPIRYLVRAQQPTITGLDQIGNTTIYTTRGAGAWGPPVRVLTPPEITILTLRSAPPAS, via the coding sequence GTGGCGTTGTTTCCTGCCGTCGTCTTCGGACTCATCACGTTCTGGCTGCATCGGCGCATCGTCCGCGCGACCGCGATGCCGCGCCCCTGGTCGATCATCGCCGACGTGGCGCTGGTCGTCCTGTGGGCGCTCGCCCTCATCGGCTTCGCCACCGGACGGGTGCTCGACCCGTCGTGGGCGCGGCCCATCGGCACGATCGGGCTGATCTGGCTCGCCGCCGTCTTCTACCTGTTCCTCGGCCTCGCGGTGGTGGGCCTCGTGTCGTTCGCCGCACACATCGTCCGCTGGATCCGGCGACGTCGATCCGGAGTGCAGGACAACCCCTCGTTCGCGGCCCGTCGGCTCAGCAAGCTCCGGGTCGCCACGGCCGCGGTCGTGGTGGTCGCGCTCGGGGTCACCGGCTACGGGGTGTGGGAAGCATCTCGCCCCCAGGTCGTCGACATCGACGCCACGTTCGCGAGCCTGCCGCCGCAGTTCGACGGAACGCGCATCGCGGTGATCTCCGACCTGCACGTCGGCCCGGCCCGTGACGCGTCGTTCACCCAGCGCGTCGTCGACGACGTCAACGAGCAGGAGCCGGATCTCGTCGTCCTCGTCGGCGACCTCACCGACGGCACCATCCCGAACGTCCGCGACACCCTCGACCCCCTCGCGGATCTGGATGCGCCTCTCGGGGTCTTCGGTGTGAGCGGCAACCACGAGTACTACGCCGACGACGGTGGTCGGTGGCTCGACGTCTGGGAGGAATTCGGCGTGCGCACGCTGCGCAACGCACGAGCGCCCATCGAGGTCGACGGCGCGACCATCACACTTGCCGGCGTCCACGACGCCACCGCCCCCGAACCGTACGAGCCCGACCTCCCGGCGGCGTTGGCGGGAACGTCTCCCGAAGACTTCACCCTGCTCCTCGCCCACCAGCCCAAGCAGGCCGTCGAGGCATCGGATCTGGGTGTCGACCTCCAGCTGTCCGGGCACACGCACGGCGGCCAGCTCTGGCCCATCCGCTACCTCGTCCGTGCCCAGCAGCCGACGATCACCGGGCTCGACCAGATCGGGAACACCACGATCTACACCACCCGCGGCGCCGGCGCCTGGGGCCCGCCGGTCCGTGTCCTCACGCCGCCGGAGATCACGATCCTCACGCTGCGATCGGCGCCGCCTGCCTCCTGA
- the catC gene encoding muconolactone Delta-isomerase, whose amino-acid sequence MLFHVRMDVSIPDDLDPDVRADTVAREKAYSQDLQRAGKWPHIWRIVGEYSNYSIFDVESNDELHTLLSGLPLFQYMRIKVTPLATHPSDING is encoded by the coding sequence GTGCTGTTCCACGTGCGGATGGACGTGTCCATCCCCGACGACCTCGACCCCGACGTCCGGGCCGACACGGTCGCCCGGGAGAAGGCGTACTCGCAGGATCTACAACGCGCCGGCAAGTGGCCGCACATCTGGCGGATCGTCGGGGAGTACTCCAACTACTCGATCTTCGACGTCGAGTCGAACGACGAACTGCACACCCTGCTGTCAGGTCTGCCGCTGTTCCAGTACATGCGGATCAAGGTCACCCCACTGGCGACCCATCCTTCCGATATCAACGGCTGA
- the catA gene encoding catechol 1,2-dioxygenase: MTTTEHPQEVATAAASGASATERFHADKSPFEAVKDTAPERVSALINEVLAGVHEVIRKHKVTYDEYNALKAWLINVGEDGEWPLFLDVWVEHVVEDVATSHRQGNKGSIEGPYYVPDAPELGAKGTLPMRDNEPGDPLVWTGQVRSCDGTPLAGATVELWHADDDGFYSQFAPGIPEWNLRGTFTADDEGRFEITTIRPAPYMIPTDGSCGKMISAAGWHPWRPAHLHLKVSAPGHEQLTAQLYFPGDPHNDDDVASAVKPELVLDPKDDGKGGFTISYDFVLDPAK; this comes from the coding sequence ATGACCACCACCGAGCATCCCCAGGAAGTCGCCACCGCCGCGGCGTCCGGCGCCTCCGCCACCGAGCGGTTCCACGCGGACAAGTCTCCGTTCGAGGCAGTGAAGGACACTGCGCCGGAACGTGTCTCGGCCCTCATCAACGAGGTCCTCGCGGGCGTGCACGAGGTGATCCGGAAGCACAAGGTGACCTACGACGAGTACAACGCGCTCAAGGCGTGGCTCATCAACGTCGGTGAGGACGGCGAGTGGCCGCTGTTCCTCGACGTCTGGGTGGAGCACGTCGTCGAGGACGTCGCGACCTCGCATCGTCAGGGCAACAAGGGCAGCATCGAAGGCCCGTACTACGTCCCGGACGCTCCGGAACTCGGCGCCAAGGGCACTCTGCCCATGCGGGACAACGAGCCCGGCGATCCGTTGGTGTGGACCGGCCAGGTCCGGTCGTGCGACGGCACCCCCCTCGCCGGCGCCACTGTCGAACTCTGGCACGCCGACGACGACGGCTTCTACTCGCAGTTCGCGCCGGGAATTCCGGAGTGGAATCTGCGCGGCACCTTCACCGCCGATGACGAGGGCCGCTTCGAGATCACCACCATCCGGCCCGCGCCGTACATGATCCCGACCGATGGCTCGTGCGGGAAGATGATCTCCGCGGCCGGTTGGCATCCGTGGCGTCCCGCGCACCTGCACCTCAAGGTCTCGGCACCGGGCCACGAGCAGCTGACCGCACAGCTGTACTTCCCGGGCGACCCGCACAACGATGACGACGTCGCCAGCGCCGTCAAGCCCGAACTGGTGCTGGACCCGAAGGACGACGGCAAGGGCGGCTTCACCATCTCCTACGACTTCGTGCTGGATCCGGCGAAGTAG